In Bacillus thuringiensis, the DNA window GAATTGAAGGAGATGGAATATGATGAAAGAGAAGAAGGGGATTATGAAAAAACTATTTTCTAAAAGTTTTTTCATAGAACTAGATGAAGATTTAGCGTATCCATCATCAGAAGTTATTACTTCAGCGATTGAAGGATATGCAACTGAATGCAATGAAAGACTAAAGTTTGAGAGTAAAGTTAAACCGATTACTTTCTACTTAGAAAATGTAATGTACCGTGCTGAAATAAAGATGGCTCGCGGAGGGTATTACATATCTTGTAGTGAAGTGTAATAAATTTTGAAACCATACATGTTTGAAATATGTATGGTTTCTTTTTTTGTTTTGTAAGGTCTAAAATAATATTTTCTACTTACGGATATATCATTTTGTGCTTTTTACCATTCATATTTTTCTCCTTACAATGAAGAAAAATATGTGAGGTGGTATAACTTATGATGAATCGAGTTGTATTAATCGGTAGATTGACAAAGGAGCCAGAATTATACTACACAAAGCAAGGCGCCGCTTATGCAAGAATATGTGTTGCGGTGAATAGAGGTTTTCGAAATAGTTTAGGTGAGCAACAAGTAGATTTTATTAATTGTGTCGTTTGGAGAAAATCGGCTGAGAATGTAACTGAATATTGTAAGAAGGGATCACTCGTTGGGATTACAGGGCGTATTCAGACGAGTAATTACGATGATGAACAAGGCAAGAGAATATATAGAACTGAAGTTGTGATTGAGAGTATTACCTTTTTGGAGAGAAGGCGGGAGGGGCATCACAATAAGATGGGACTTTAAATAATGGATTTGGGAGAATTAGGTGGAAAGGGAAAGTATGATGATGGAAAGAAATCAGCAAAATAAAGCATCCGAGTAGGTTTAGAGAGGTGGAACATGTTACAATACACGTAAGAACACGCAATAAAGGAGAGTTTTTTACGTGAAGATTAAAGCAATTGAACCGACGCCAAGTCCAAATACAATGAAAGTTATTTTGAATGAAGTATTACCATCAGGAGCGCGTAATAATTATACAAATGAAAATAAAGAACAAGCACCAATGCAAGTGCAAGAAATTTTGAAAATTGAAGGCATTAAAGGTGTATATCATGTAGCCGACTTTTTAGCAGTGGAGCGAAATGCGAAGTATGACTGGAAAGTTTTATTACAACAAGTTCGTGCTGTTTTCGGTGAAGAGGTAGTAGAAGAAAGTGAAGAACAACAACTTGCTCATTTTGGGGAAGTGAAAGTGTTTGTTCAAATGTTCTTTACAATTCCAATGCAAGTAAAGTTAACAGATGGAACAACAGAAGAGCGTGTGGGCTTACCTGATCGTTTTAAAGAATCAATTATGAAAGTACAAATGTCTGCACCAAACGTTGTAAAAGAGCGTAAATGGGTGGAACAAAGTACACGTTACGGTAATTTAGAAGAAATAGGGAAAGAAGTAGTAGAAGAGATTGTTGCTGCTTATTCAGAAGAACGTGTAAATGAGACGGTTAAAGAATTATTAAATCAGGCAGGGGCTGTTGAAGTAACGATTCAAAAGCGTGAGCCATATAAAGTAACAGAAGAGATGATGAAAGATGCTGACTGGAAAAAACGTTTTGCAGCATTAGAACAAATGGATCCTACTGAAGAAGATATGCCAGTGTTAAAGATGGCGTTAGATGATGAAAAAGTTTCGATCCGCCGCTTAGCAACAGCGTATTTAGGTATGGTAAAAGGTGATGGAGTATTGCCGTTATTATATAAAGCGTTATTAGATCGTTCAGTAAGTGTTCGCCGTACAGCGGGCGATTGCTTATCAGACGTAGGTGATCCAGCAGCGATGTTCGTTATGATTAAATCTCTGAAAGATTCAAGTAAATTAGTACGCTGGCGTGCAGCGATGTTCTTATTTGAACTTGGAGATGAAAGTGCGATTCCTGCATTAAAAGCAGCGCAAGATGATCCAGAGTTTGAAGTAGCGATGCAAGCGCGTCTAGCATTAGAGCGTATTGAAGGCGGAGAAGAAGCAAAAGGCTCTGTATGGAAACAAATGACGGAGTCTCGTAAAGGGGAATAATGTATGATTATTTTCTATGATAGTTGGTGTCCGATGTGTACGGCGGTTGCAGAACGTACGAAAAAACTAGATAAAAAGGGTAAGATGAAATTTGTTTCATTTCGAGATGAAGATGTAGTTGAGAAGTATGAACTTTCTCAAGAACTACAAAGTAAGATGGAACAAAGATTGTATATTTTAAAAAATAATAAGTGGTATGATGGAATTCATAGCATACATGTATTAGCAAAGACCGTTCCATCTTACTGGTTTGCTGTGCCTTTTATAAAATTATCTATCGTACTCGGATTTGGCAGTAAAGTATACGATTATATCGCTAATAATAGAAAACTTGTCCCAGTTGGACATTGCCGTGAAGGGGTTTGTGAAATTCCTACAAAAAAATGAAATCATCGTAATCTTTCTTTTGCACCTAGTAATAGAGCGTGATATGATGAATTTGGAATGAAAGTTGAAGGAGAGATTACAAGATGTCAAATGCTTATGAAGAATACATGCGCCAAATGGTAATCCCAATGCGTCAAGAATTAGTGCGTTCTGGGTTTGAAGAGTTAACTACAGAAGAAGCTGTAACAGAATTTATGGAAAACACAGCAGGTACAACTTTAGTAGTTGTAAACTCAGTTTGTGGTTGTGCAGCTGGTTTAGCACGTCCATCAGCAGGTCAAGCAGTTGTTCGTGCTGAAAAACAACCCGAGCATCTTGTAACTGTATTCGCAGGCCAGGATAAAGATGCTACTGCAAAAATGCGTGAATACTTCGGAGAAATTCCTCCATCTTCACCATCTATGGCATTGTTAAAAGGAAAAGAAGTTGTTCACTTCATTCACCGTCATGAAATTGAAGGTGCAACTATGGACGAAATTATTACGAACTTAGAACAAGCTTTCGAAAAGAATTGCTAAAGAAGGGGGAGAGTAAATCTCCCTCTTTTCTTTATATAGAGGTGAAAAAATGATCGTAACAACAGCAGGAAGAACCAACAAAGAAATGACAGATTATGCAAGCAAGGTAGCAGCAGAATTAAATCGTTCTTTCGTTAAACGTAATGACATACCAGTACATAAACTACATGAGCAGTATGAACAAGATGTACTTGTTGTAGGGAAAAACCGATTAGCTATTTATCCGAGAGGAACGGAAGAGTCGTTTTTCTTTCATCCAAACTCAGCGATGTTTCGTGTGAAAAGGTTAATGCGCGGAGAACATGATCCGTTTGTACAAGCCACGCAATTAGAGAGCGGAATGACAGTGTTAGATTGTACGCTTGGCATGGCATCAGATAGTATTGTAGCTAGTTATATTGTTGGTGAAAGCGGAAAAGTAACGGGACTTGAAGGCAATGAGTATATGGCTTATATTATGGAAAATGGTTTGAAAACATGGTCTTCATCTGTTTCTGAAATTGATGAGGCAATGCAACAAATCGATGTGAAGCAAACGGAGCATTACTCATTTTTAAAACAATGTGAAGATAATAGTTATGATGTCGTTTACCTTGATCCAATGTTCGAAGAAACTGTTATAGAATCAGATGGAATAAAAGGATTAAAACACTTCGCTTTGTATCATGATATTACTGACGAAACAATTGCGGAAGCGAAGCGTGTGGCGAGAAAGCGTGTCGTTTTGAAAGATCATTTCCGTAGTTCTAGATTTGAAAAACATAATTTTCAAGTATACAAAAGAAAAAGTGCTAAGTTTCACTTTGGTGTAATTGACCCTTGCTAATTGTTTGAAAAGATGTATAATAAGCAATAATTAATTAAATATACTGTCTGTGATGAAGAGAGTAGTCTTTTTTTGAAGGAAAGCGAGCTAGGGATGGTGTGAGCCTAGTGCGGAAGAAAAAGATGAAGCGCACTTCGGAGACGCTTCTTGAACGAATAGTAGAGTAAGCCGAGGCCCCCTGTCCTCGTTATAAACGGGAAAGTGGTTCTTAACGAACAACAAGGGTGGTACCACGGGTTAAAACTCGTCTCTTTTTTAGAGACGAGTTTTTTGTGTTTTAAAAAATAAGGAGGTTAAATCATGGATTATAAAATGCAGTTTGCGGAAAGTTTATCTAATACTTTCACGAATGAATTAACGCAAAAACAAATTTTGGATTTAATTGAAACACCGAAACAAGATGAATTTGGAGATGCAGCGTTCCCATGCTTTTCATTAGCGAAGCAATATAAAAAAGCACCGGCTATTATTGCAAAGGAAGTTGCTGAGAAATTAAATGATCCGTTTTTTACGAAAGTAGAAGCCGTTGGTCCTTATGTAAATGTATTTTTTAATCGTGAAACTGTCAGTGATGCAGTATTGAAAACGGTTTTAGCGGAGAAAGAAGAGTACGGTCAAAACCATTTTGGATGTGAAAAAACAGTAGTAATTGATTATTCCTCTCCTAATATTGCAAAGCCTTTTTCGATGGGGCATTTACGTTCTACGATGATAGGTAATTCACTGAAACATATCGCTGAAAAATGCGGCTATGAAGTTGTAGGAATTAATTATATTGGGGATTGGGGAACGCAGTTTGGAAAGTTAATTACTGCTTATAAAAAATGGGGAAATGAAGCAGTAGTTAAAGAGGATCCAATCCGTGAATTATTTAAGTTATACGTTCAATTCCATGAAGAGGTAAAAGACGACGAAGAACTAGAAGAAGAAGGGCGTGCTTGGTTTAAGAAATTAGAAGAAGGTGATGAAGAAGCTGTTGAGCTTTGGAATTGGTTCCGTCACGAATCCTTAAAAGAATTTTCTCGTATTTATGAACTTCTCGGTGTTGAATTTACTAATTTTCAAGGAGAAGCTTTTTATAACAATTTAATGGAAGATTTTATTGGGATTTTAGAGGAGCATGATTTGCTTGAAGAGTCAGAAGGCGCGTTAGTCGTTAATTTAGAAGAAGAGGGAATGCCGCCTTGCTTAATAAGAAAATCAGATGGTGCGACGATTTACGCAACACGTGACTTAACGGCAGCTGTATACCGTCAAAACACATATGCGTTCGATAAAGCGTTATATGTAGTTGGCCCAGAACAAAGTTTACATTTTAATCAATTTTTCACTGTATTAAAAAAGCTTGGTTACAATTGGGTTGAGGGTATGGAACATGTACCGTTTGGGTTCATTTTAAAAGACGGTAAGAAAATGTCGACACGTAAAGGAAGAGTTATTTTACTCGAAGAAGTACTTGAGGAAGCAATCGAACTTGCAAAACAAAATATTGAAGAGAAAAATCCAAACTTAAAACAAAAAGAAGAAGTAGCAAAGCAAGTTGGTGTTGGAGCAATTATCTTCCACGATTTAAAAAATGAGCGTATGCATAATATTGAATTTTCATTAGAAAACATGCTGAAATTTGAAGGTGAAACAGGGCCGTATGTACAGTACACACATGCACGCGCTTGCTCTATTTTAAGAAAAGAAAGTGTAGAATTTGAAACGTGTACGTTTGCCTTAAAAGATGATCATAGCTGGAGCGTTGTAAAATTACTGAATAAATTCCCACAAGTAATTGAAGTAGCCTTCAACAAAAATGAGCCATCGGTTATTTCAAAATATGTATTAGATGTAGCACAATCGTTTAATAAATATTATGGAAATGTGCGTATATTAGAAGAGAGTGAAGAGAAAGACAGTAGACTTACATTAGTGTATGCTGTGACAGTTGTGTTAAAAGAGGGATTACGTTTACTTGGGGTGGATGCTCCTGAGGAGATGTAAAGCAGATAGGTATACGTATCATAGTAGATATGTATGCCTATTTATTTTGATAGAAAATGTGAAAGCAGAAGTTTAAATGTATTACATTTAAACTTTTCTAGAATTGTTTTAAGTGTAGGAATGTCCATATTAAATGGAGAATTGTAATGTCATATATATAAAGGAGGCGTTAAATTTGGAAACGTACGATTGGAACAGTAAACTAACATATTTAAAAAACACAAGAGATTTATATTACAATGACGATTATGTAAGCTTTTTAGTAAATACAGTTTGGAAGATTACTAAGCCCGTACATATCGTAGATTTCGGTTGTGGATATGGCTATTTAGGTTTAGTTTTGTTACCTTTACTTCCAGCAGGTTCAAAGTATACAGGTATTGATAGTGGAGAAACATTACTAGCTGAAGCGAGAGAGTTGTTTCGTTTACTTCCGTACGAGTCAGAATTTCTAGAGGGAGATGCTATAGAAATTGAATTGAACAATACATATGATATAGCAATCTGTCATGCCTTCTTATTACATATGAGTTCACCAAAAACGATGCTACATAAAATGATGCATTCAGTTAAAAGGAACGGAAAAATAATCTGTTTTGAACCACATTGGATATCAAATATGTCTTCATACTCTTTAGGTGGAGAGAATCAATCGGAAATTATTAGGCTAGGAGCTTTGCAAAAGTTATTTGAAAGTGACACGCAGAGAAGCGGAAAAGATGGAATATTGGTATGAAAATACCGATGTTTTTAAGTGAACTAGGTGTAAAAAATATTCAATGTAGAGTAAGTGATAAAGTAAACTTTTTAGATTCTAATATGCATCGTAATGGTAAAGAAAAGTTGTATCACTCCTTAAAAGAAGAGGGGATTGCAGGAGATCCAGGTGATAAACAGCAATTTATAGAACGTTTAATGGCTAGAGGGTTAACATATGATGATGCGCTAGCTCAATATGAAGCAGAACTACGATTTTTTAAAGTCTTTCATCTACATTCCTCTTTAGTATATGCTCCGAATATGAAAATTACATTTGGTGAAATAGTATGTTAAAAGGCAGCTATATGTTGAGGGGCGTCATTATATGTCGGTAAATCGATATCCACCGTATAATCGCCGATATATTTTCATGTACGGATTTCAGCTTCCAAAAGATAAGATCCTCATGTTACGTTATTCCATATAATCAAACAAAATACAGAGAAAAACAATCATTTTTACTATATTTTGTTATAAATTCGAATAATATTAAATAATACTATCCATTATAGGATATTTTAGTTGAATACCGACAATATGATGTGTAAAATCTAAGCAAGTAGCAGTATAAATAAATATTCGAGGTGAATACATGCTAGATTTTAAGCAGTTAGATGCTTGTTTGAAAGACAAGAGATTTATAGATGGATTACAGGAAATAAATAATGAAATTTTATATATAAAAGAAAAGAATACTTTATCTTATTTGAAGAACTGGCTTGCTAATATTCCTTCGCATAAGGAGTTTGATATATTAATACGCCTGACTGATGAAGGGCTTATGCACCAATACAGTTCATTCCTCATTCGCTACGCCTATAAAAAATTCCCAAATTTGAGAACGCTCTCTTTATATTGTGATGAGTTAATTGATGAACGAAAAATACTTGAAGTAGAACAGTTGTTAAAAGAATCATTAGAAGAGGTAAATAAAGAAGAAATAGAAGTTGATCTTTTAGCGAAAACATATTTTACGTTAGTACGATGTTTGTTGGAAATGAAACGAAATGAAGAAGCCCTAATCTATATGCAAAAGGCAGAGGAGTACAGTGCACGTGCCGTATTTGATAAATGGGGCTACGTTTATATGCATACAGGTGAATGGGAGAAAGCAGAAGAACAATTTATAGCTGGTATGCAGCATAAAGATTGTGAAGAGCTATCTACCTATTTATTATCACAGTTATATGCGAATCAAGGAGAACAAAAACGTGCATTACAGCTAATTGATGATGCGATTGTAAAGTTCCCGCAAGTACCATATTTTCATTTTGAAAAGGTAAAATATTTATTAGATTTAAGGAAGTATGAAGAAATGTTAGCGGTAATAGATAATATAAATAATCAGCTTCCTTATCATGCGTATAAAGCTTACTTTGTACATTTACGTGCAGAAGCGCTTTACAAAATGAATAAACTTGCAGATTTACAACAGTTATTAAAAGAAGAAAAAAGTTTAAAAGAGTCTTTATATCATAATTTAGAAAAAAATCCAGATGGAAAAAAGGTGCACTTACCTATAGTTCCTATTGTACAAAAGGATAATTATTGTGTTCCGACAAGTTTAGAAATGATGTTGCAGTTATGGGGAGAAAAACGTACACAAGATGAAATAGCAGAGTTTATTTTTGAGATGACAGGCTCGAAGTTTTCAGATACTGTTTCGTATTTAGAACAATTAGGTTATGAATATCGTTATTTTAAAGGTAATGAGGAAAATTATAAGAGACTGCTGGATGAAGGGATTCCTGTTTTATTAAGTATAGATATTGAGCATGCTTCACATGTGCAAGTACTATCTGGATATGATGATACGTTACAAGCTTTTTATGTTCAAGATCCAAACTTTATCGAACCAGTTATTGTGGAATATAGTAAGTTGCAAGAAAAATATCGTTACACAGGATGTTTAGCGATTACGTTTGTTCCGAAAGGAAAGAAGGAGCAACTAGCATTTTTAAATGAAGGAGAAAATCATTATTTTAAATCTATTTTTTCTCTTACGGATCATTTAGATGAACATGATAGAGAGGGGATTCATAACTTAGTACAATTTTTAAAAGAGACGAGTGATAATCCGAATACGTGGTTATATACGGTTAAGCACTTAGATGTTGAGGTAGATAATGAGTTTATTTTATCTTGTATTGAAAAGTTAATGGAGAAGTTTCCGAACTCAGATTTTGTTAAATTGCATGGTGCACAGTGCTTTATCCGCCTTCAAGAATTAGAAAAAGCTGGACAAATGCTCGCGAGTGTGGAGAAGAAAAATAATCGTGCTTTATATCATTTAATAAACGGAAGATACGCTTTTGAACAGGAAAGTTATATAGAAGCGATTTCAAGTTTTCGTTCCTCATTACAATTAGATGCAGATCAGCCGATTGCATGGAGTTTTCTCGCTTTATCATATACGTATATTGACCAATCTGAAAAGGCGTTGCAGTTTTCTCAAGTTGCTTTAGAACGTAGTCCAGAAAGATTCACTTTAACGAATCATGGGTTAATATTAATAGATTTAGAAAGATATGAAGAAGCGTATGAAATCTTTAACGATCTGTTAAAAGAGTATAAAAATGAGGCACATGTATGGTATGAGCGAGCGAGATGTGCACATCATTTAGGGAAATTACATCTAGCGATAAAAGGGCTTAAAATAGCGATTCAGTTGGATAGTAATGCACCTTACATTTATACGAAACTTTCGGAAATATACGAATCTGATTTGAAGGATGAGGAAAGTACGAAAGAAATTTTATTAAAAGGTATTGAGAATTGTGACGATAAGGCACCTTTATACGTAAAATTAGGTGACTATCATTTTCAAAATGATAGTCTGGAAGAAGCGGAAGTATTGTATAAGCGTGCTTTAGAAGAAAATGATGAGGATGTTTATTCTCATTTCGGACTTACACAAGTTTATATGGCAAGAGAACAATACAAGGAAGCGAAAGAATATATTCTCGGTATTGAAAAACAAATTGAAAAGAGTCAAGATTTTCTAATGAATGCGGGAATGGTTTTATGGGATGCTGAAGTTGAACTTGGTGGAAGTGAAGAAGGATTTAAAGTAGCATTGTCTAAGTTAGAGAATGGTATAAAGCAGAGTGAATATAATGTAGCAAGTGCGTTAGATGAATATGTGAATCGAATTAAAGGAACGGTATTTGTACAAAGAGGAATAGCATTCTTAAGCACGTTATACAAAGAAAGAAATGAAGTAAGTGAATACGGTTGTTATATAGGTATTTTATATGAATCTATTGGGCAGTACGGCCAAGCGATGAAAAGATATAAAAGGGTGATAGAGCAAAAAGAAACGGCATTACCGTATTACCGAATTGGTGAAACACTTATGGCATTAGGGCAATTGACAGAAGCGAAACAAGCGTATGAAACATGTTTAGAGCTTGATGGGAATTTCGTAGGGGTACATTTACAGCTTGCGGAAATATACGAAAAAGAAGAAAATCGTTCTAAAGAACAAAGTCATATGGTTCAGGCGATGAAAGAAGAGCCGTTGCATATTAATATGGAATATTTGGCACAGCTTTCAGTAGAAATGAATCTTCAGGAAGAATTGCTGACGGAATTAGAACAATTAACGGACGAAGTACCTGAAATATGGCGATTAGATGCGATTGCATATGTGTATGGAGCGATGGATGAAATAGATAAAGAACAGGCATGGATTGAATACGCGCTACAATTAGATGGTGAGCATACAGAAGTTCTATATCATTATGCAAAAGTGTTAGTGAAAAATAGAAATGAAAAAGCAATTGAGATTGCAATGAAAGTGATACAAAAAGATGTAAATAATGAACGTATATTTGAGGTATACGTAAAAGCGATAGAACAACATAAGAAATTGTCTAACATACGAGATTTTCTTCATACAGTAAAAGTGAAAAAAGCAGAAAGAAGTATGGCATTTATGTATGCTGCATCTGCGGTGACGGAAAGATGGATTGAACGTCAACAAAATGAACAGCCGAAGAAATCCATAATTACGAGAGCTTTTTATCGAATGAAAAACCGTGCGAAAGAAATTTCGATTATTACTACAATTATTGATTTGTATGAAATTTCGTTAAAGTTAAATCAAAAAAATAGTATGGCAGCGCAGCGATTTGCACTATTTTACGGGAATGTGGCGATGTATAAAGAGGCGATAGATGTATTGCAAACATCGTTAGAAAATCAATGGGATTACGATGTAGCGAAGCAACTTGTAAATCTTTTCATAGAGTGTGAGGAAGAAGATATGTTACGGGATGCTTCAGAATTAACGAAGCAAATGGTTCGAGAGTTACCAGATGATTATGATACGCTTCTTTTACAAGCACAAGTATTCTTTAAAATAGGGGAAGAAAGAAAAGCAGAAAAGATTACCTTACAGTTAACGGAGCAAACACCGTTTGTAAGTAGAGCGTTTCTTGCTTTAGGAGAAATGTATCAAAGTCAAGAAAGGTTTGAAGAGGCGATTCATATATTAGAAAATGCTTCTATACATCATCCGAATGAAACAGCAATTCTTCTTTCTTTAGCGTCTTCATATCATGGTGCCGGACAAACACTAAAGTCAGAAAAAATAACAAATGATGTATTAACAATGGATGCAAGTAATTTGTTAGCAAGATACGATCGTGCTTGTTATTTAGCACAGTTAAACAGAATTGAAGAGGCGAAGGAAGAGCTTGAAATTGTTCTTCGTGAGGATGAATCAGGATTCTTTGCTGAGCTTATTGAAGAAGATGAAGATTTAGCTGGAATACGAGAATTTGAAAAGTAATTGTATAACAATCGCGAAAAAGGGCATAAATAAAAATATATTTTGAATTAGTTGACAATTCATTGCCTAATGGCATAAAATAGCTTTTAACAAAGTATACAAATCTGAAGACGAGAAAGAGTAAAATAGTGTACTGTTCCCCAGAGAGCCGGTATGTTGCTGAAAGCCGGTGTTCAGACGTTATTTGAAAATCATCTCCGAGGAGCCGAGGCTGAAAATAAGTAAGCCCGGACGGATGTCTACCGTTACAAAGAACACGTATGACAGTACGTTGCTAAGTGCTATTAGTTAAGAGCTAATAGAATTAGGGTGGTAACGCGGGTAAACCCGTCCCTACTTTATAGGGACGGGTTTTTTGTGTGCTTTAAAACATTCAAAGGAGTGATTGTAGATGAAGAAAGTAGATGTAAAAGAGTCAGCTGTAGGGAGAGAAACACGTATTCGTAAGCAGTGGAACGAGCAAAGTATTTTCGAGCAATCAATTCAGAATCGAGAAGGCGCACAATCTTTTGTGTTTTATGAAGGACCACCAACGGCGAATGGATTACCGCATGTAGGTCATGCACTTGGACGGACAATTAAAGATGTAGTAGCAAGATATAAAACGATGGCTGGTTATAAAGTGTTAAGAAAAGCGGGATGGGATACACACGGTTTACCTGTAGAATTAGGTGTTGAGAAGCAACTCGGTATTTCTGGTAAACATGAAATCGAAGAGTATGGAATTGAGCCATTTATTCAGAAGTGTAAAGAGAGTGTATTCACATATGAGAAGCAGTGGCGTGAATTCACTGAAAGCATCGGTTATTGGGTAGATATGGATGATCCATACGTTACGTTAGAGAATCCATATATTGAAAGTGTATGGCATATTTTAGGAACGATTCATGAAAAAGGCTTATTGTATAAGGGACATAGAGTTTCACCATATTGCCCAAGTTGTCAAACTTCACTAAGTTCACATGAGGTTGCACAAGGGTATAAAACAGTAAAAGATTTAAGTGCAACAGTTAAGTTTAAAGTGAAAGATAGTGAAAATGAGTATTTCCTAGGTTGGACAACGACACCTTGGACACTTCCAGCAAATGTTGCGCTCGCTGTACATCCAAATATGGAATACGTGAAAGCGAAACAAGAAGGTCATGTATACATTGTTGCGAAAGAACGTGTACAAGATGTATTAAAAGAAAACTATGAAGTACTATCTGTCCATAAAGGTGAAGAATTAGTAAACACATCTTATGTGCCGCCATTTCTAATGAAAGAAGTTACAAATGGCTACCACGTTATCGCAGCAGATTTTGTCACGGCAGATAGTGGTACAGGACTCGTTCATATCGCTCCAGCATATGGGGAGGACGATTATAGAGTCGTTCAAAGTGCAGGATTGTCATTCTTACATGTTGTAGATGAGAAAGGTGAGTATACAGAAGCAGTACCATTTTTGAAAGGGAAATTTGTAAAAGATTGTGACGTGGATATCGTTCGTTATTTAGCGAAGGAAGGCTTACTATATCATAAAGAAAAGTATGAACATAGCTACCCACATTGCTGGCGTTGTGATTCACCACTTCTTTATTATGCAGGAGAGAGTTGGTTAATCCGAACAACTGCAATTAAAGATACATTTTTACAAAATAACGATTCTGTTACTTGGTATCCAGATCATATGAAACATGGACGCTTTGGTAAGTTTTTAGAAAATATGGTGGACTGGAATATTAGCCGAAATAGATATTGGGGAACACCATTAAACGTATGGGAATGTGA includes these proteins:
- a CDS encoding bacteriocin-processing peptidase family protein; protein product: MLDFKQLDACLKDKRFIDGLQEINNEILYIKEKNTLSYLKNWLANIPSHKEFDILIRLTDEGLMHQYSSFLIRYAYKKFPNLRTLSLYCDELIDERKILEVEQLLKESLEEVNKEEIEVDLLAKTYFTLVRCLLEMKRNEEALIYMQKAEEYSARAVFDKWGYVYMHTGEWEKAEEQFIAGMQHKDCEELSTYLLSQLYANQGEQKRALQLIDDAIVKFPQVPYFHFEKVKYLLDLRKYEEMLAVIDNINNQLPYHAYKAYFVHLRAEALYKMNKLADLQQLLKEEKSLKESLYHNLEKNPDGKKVHLPIVPIVQKDNYCVPTSLEMMLQLWGEKRTQDEIAEFIFEMTGSKFSDTVSYLEQLGYEYRYFKGNEENYKRLLDEGIPVLLSIDIEHASHVQVLSGYDDTLQAFYVQDPNFIEPVIVEYSKLQEKYRYTGCLAITFVPKGKKEQLAFLNEGENHYFKSIFSLTDHLDEHDREGIHNLVQFLKETSDNPNTWLYTVKHLDVEVDNEFILSCIEKLMEKFPNSDFVKLHGAQCFIRLQELEKAGQMLASVEKKNNRALYHLINGRYAFEQESYIEAISSFRSSLQLDADQPIAWSFLALSYTYIDQSEKALQFSQVALERSPERFTLTNHGLILIDLERYEEAYEIFNDLLKEYKNEAHVWYERARCAHHLGKLHLAIKGLKIAIQLDSNAPYIYTKLSEIYESDLKDEESTKEILLKGIENCDDKAPLYVKLGDYHFQNDSLEEAEVLYKRALEENDEDVYSHFGLTQVYMAREQYKEAKEYILGIEKQIEKSQDFLMNAGMVLWDAEVELGGSEEGFKVALSKLENGIKQSEYNVASALDEYVNRIKGTVFVQRGIAFLSTLYKERNEVSEYGCYIGILYESIGQYGQAMKRYKRVIEQKETALPYYRIGETLMALGQLTEAKQAYETCLELDGNFVGVHLQLAEIYEKEENRSKEQSHMVQAMKEEPLHINMEYLAQLSVEMNLQEELLTELEQLTDEVPEIWRLDAIAYVYGAMDEIDKEQAWIEYALQLDGEHTEVLYHYAKVLVKNRNEKAIEIAMKVIQKDVNNERIFEVYVKAIEQHKKLSNIRDFLHTVKVKKAERSMAFMYAASAVTERWIERQQNEQPKKSIITRAFYRMKNRAKEISIITTIIDLYEISLKLNQKNSMAAQRFALFYGNVAMYKEAIDVLQTSLENQWDYDVAKQLVNLFIECEEEDMLRDASELTKQMVRELPDDYDTLLLQAQVFFKIGEERKAEKITLQLTEQTPFVSRAFLALGEMYQSQERFEEAIHILENASIHHPNETAILLSLASSYHGAGQTLKSEKITNDVLTMDASNLLARYDRACYLAQLNRIEEAKEELEIVLREDESGFFAELIEEDEDLAGIREFEK